Within the Thalassotalea ponticola genome, the region TCCATGGCCGATGGCCTGACAACGCTAGGTATTGACTGTCGTGTTGTTGATGATGGTATTGATATTATCGGTGGAAAATTAACCGGTGGAACGATAAGTTCACACCACGATCACAGAATTGCGATGGCTTTTGCTATCAGTTCTCTGCGAGCTAGTGATACAATAACCATACTTGAGTGTGAAAACGTCGCGACCTCATTTCCAACATTTGTGGAATTGGCCAATAGCGTCGGATTGAGCATTGAAAAGCAACAAGTAAATAAGTGAAGTAGGAAGAACACATGAGCGAACAAATCCCTCTGATCACAATTGATGGTCCAAGCGGTGCAGGTAAAGGGACCGTAGCGCGGATTGTTGCAGAGCAATTAGGTTGGAAGTTTTTAGACAGTGGTGCCATTTATCGCGTACTCGCCGTAGCCACAGAACATCATGGTATTGATGTTGAAAATGAAGAATCGGTAGTACCTTTAGCCGCGCACTTGGATGTTGAATTCGTTGTCGAAACCCAACAAACGCGAATTTTACTCGAAGGTGAAGATGTTACCGACAATATCCGCACGGAAGACGTTGGCGCTGTGGCATCAAAAGTTGCCGCATATCCACGGGTTCGAGAAGCGTTGTTGCGTCGCCAACGCGCATTTCGCGAATCGCCAGGACTTATTGCCGATGGCCGTGACATGGGAACAGTTGTATTTCCCGATGCACAAGTGAAAGTTTTCCTTGACGCAAGTGCAGAAGAACGCGCTCGCAGACGTTATTTACAGTTGCAAGAAAAAGGCGAAGATGTTAGTATCGAGCGCCTTTTGGACGATATTCGTCAGCGGGACGAGCGAGATCGTAATCGTGCGGTCGCGCCACTGGTGCCTGCAGAAGGTGCGTTAATTATTGATTCAACTGAGATGAGCGTTGCGCAAGTGGTAGAGAAAATCCTCTTGTTTGCAGGCGACAAGCTGAGTTAATTGAACCGTTTAACGGCGTTCTTTGGTGCTCGACGAGGCCACAATGCTGTTATAGGTTACGCAATCAGAATTCACGATATCAACCCCAGTGGGTTGATATCTTTTTATAAGGCTTACTGCAAGGATGCACGAAGTCAATTTAACAACCCCATGACACAGTGATGTCGAGTGGATTAATAACTGAGTTTATATACAAGTTATGACTGAAAATTTTGCACAGCTTTTTGAAGAGAGCTTAAAAGAAATCGAAACCCGCCCAGGTTCAATCATCAAAGGTACTGTAGTACGTATCGAAAAAGACAACGTACTAGTAGATGCAGGCCTTAAGTCTGAGTCTGTTATCTCTATCGACCAATTCAAAAACTCTGCTGGTGAAGTAGAAATCAACGTTGGTGATGAAGTTGATGTTGCTCTAGATGCAACTGATGACGGTTTCGGTGAAACAATTCTTTCTCGTGAAAAAGCGAAACGCTTTGAAGCGTGGCAGTTCCTTGAGAAAGCTTACGAAGAGAAAGAGACTGTTGTTGGTGTTATCAACGGTAAAGTTAAAGGTGGTTTCACTGTTGAAGTTTCTAACATCCGTGCCTTCTTACCAGGTTCACTAGTTGACGTACGCCCTGTACGTGACACAGCGCACCTTGAAGGTAAAGATTTAGAATTCAAAGTAATCAAGCTTGACCAAAAACGCAACAACGTTGTTGTTTCTCGTCGTGCAGTTATCGAATCAGAAAGCTCTGTTGAACGCGAAGCGCTTCTTGAGAACCTACAAGAAGGTCAAGAAGTTAAAGGTATCGTTAAGAACCTTACTGATTACGGTGCGTTCGTTGACCTTGGTGGTATCGATGGTCTACTACACATCACTGACATGGCTTGGAAGCGCGTTAAGCACCCAAGTGAAATTGTTAATGTTGGTGACGAAATCAGCGTTAAAGTTCTTAAGTTCGACCGTGAGCGCACTCGCGTATCACTAGGTATGAAGCAACTAGGCGAAGATCCATGGGCAGCAATCGCTAAGCGTTACCCTGAAGGTTCTAAGTTAACTGGTCGCGTAACGAACTTAACTGACTACGGTTGTTTCGTTGAGATCCAAGAAGGCGTTGAAGGTCTAGTTCACGTTTCTGAAATGGATTGGACTAACAAGAACATCCACCCATCTAAAGTTGTTAACTTAGGTGACGAAGTGGAAGTTATGGTTCTTGAAATTGACGAAGAGCGTCGTCGTATTTCTCTAGGTCTTAAGCAATGTATCCCTAACCCATGGGAAGAGTTTGCTAAGAACTTCAGCAAAGGCGACAAAGTATCTGGTAAGATCAAGTCAATCACTGACTTCGGTATCTTCATCGGTCTTGAAGGCGGTATCGACGGTCTTGTTCACTTGTCTGACATTTCTTGGAATGGCGGTGAAGAAGCAGTTCGTGAATACAAGAAAGGCGACGAAATCGCTGCTGTTGTATTACAAGTTGACCCAGAGCGCGAGCGTATCTCTTTAGGCGTTAAGCAAACTGAAGAAGACCCGTTCAACAACTACTTAGCAGACAAGAAGAAAGGTGCTGTACTAACTGGTACTATCACTGAAGTTGATGCTAAGGGCGCTAAAGTTGAACTAGCTGAAGGTGTTGAAGGTTACATCCGTGTTGCTGACATTTCACGTGAACGTGTTGAAGATGCAACAACTGAACTTAACGTTGGCGACAGCGTTGAAGCCAAGTTTGTTGGTGTTGACCGTAAGAACCGCGCAATCAGCCTTTCAATCAAAGCGAAAGATCAAGCTGAAGAGCGTCAAGCGCTAGAGAACGTAAACCAAGCGGATGAAGGTGCATTCACCAACGCTATGGCTGAAGCGTTCAAAAACGCTAAAAACTAATTTGAAATTAGTTTCTCCTTAAAAAAAAGCCGCTTAAAGCGGCTTTTTTTATGTCTGGGCAAATGTCATTGCTCAACTAAATTGCATATTTATCGACATGCGTCTGAGCCGCACTCACATTACGTAAACGCGGCGCACTGATTTCTGTGCTGCTTTACGGCATTGATCAACAGACACTAGCCGTATGATCAACAACCATTTTTTAGCTTAAACAACAGATAAGAGATGCCCGTGACGGTGTTGCAATAAACCGCTTGATATTGGCAAATACTAACTAAAGCCAGCCAATAATAGCCAACTTTGACATTTTATGTGGTTGATAACTAAACAAGAGTTATAAAACAGCGATTTTTTTACAATTTATTTGAAAAATAAACGGATAACTATTTGATCAAACAATAATATTTATTAAAATTAAGGGTATTATATCGCGAAACCAATCGATGCCTAAAGGCCAAGAGAAAGCAGTTAAGCTACTCACATTCGTTTTGGTACCTATCACTAAGCTGGAGTTCAAATGACCAAGTCAGAACTTATCGAAAGATTAATCGACACCCTCGATCACTTACCTGCTAAAGATGTTGAACACGCTGTCAAAGAGATTATTGAAATGATGGCTAATACGCTAGAACAAGGCGAACGCATTGAAATTAGAGGCTTTGGTAGCTTTTCTTTGCATTATCGGGCCCCGCGCACCGGTCGCAATCCCAAAACCGGCGAGTCCGTTGAGTTGACCGGCAAGTACGTGCCACACTTCAAGCCAGGTAAGGAATTGCGCGAGCGAGTAAATATGTCGATGTAGAATATTAAGCCGGAGCTATTGTGCTCCGGTTTTGTTTATTCATATACTGTAGCTATTGATCCCAACGAAAAAAGAGACCACGATTGAAACTCTACTTATCTGTTTTAGTATTGTTTGTCTTTGTTGCCATCGCATTTGTGTTTGGCACACAAAATGATCAAATTATTCAACTGAATTATATTATTGCCAAATCGCGTATGTCCGTAGCGATGGCCGTCAGTCTTTTCACCTTAATTGGTTTTATTATCGGTGTGTTAACCATGTTTAGTGTCATGCTGTCTCGCAAGATTAAGCGAATGCGCAAAACCAATAACGCGCAACGCCAATAAGTCTGTCATCTATGTTTGAGTTATTGTTTTTGTTACTTCCCGTCGCCGTTGCCTATGGTTGGTTTATGGGGCGTAATAGCGTAAAGCAAAAAGATCAACGAGACAAAGATAATCTCACCGTAAAATATTCAACTGGCCTTAACTACTTATTGTCTAATCAACAAGACAAAGCCATGGAGTTTTTGCTGGAAGCGCTCAGTGTTGAAGAAGATACCGTTGAGGCACACTTTGCCATGGCGAACCTGTTCCGCAAACGAGGTGAGCTCGATAGAGCACTGCAGGTACATGAACACTTAGCCCGTCAGCCGGAATTGTCTGATTTACAAAAACGCCAAGCGTTATTTGAGTTAGGTCGTGACTTTTATACCGCGGGTTTGTACGACCGAGCAGAAAAGCTGTTTTTAAAACTGTCAAAGACAGCAAACTACGGGCACAAGTCGCTGTCTTATTTAATGCAAATATATCAAAGCACCAAAGACTGGCAAAAGGGTGTTGATCTAGAAAAAATTATCGTTAAAACACAGGAAAAAAAACTGCTGCACACGTTGGCTAATTTTTACTGTGAATTGGCAACCCAAGCGTTCGAGCAAAAGCAGTACCAGTTAGAACTGGAGTTATTGCAAAAAGCACTCACCCATGATCCGATGTCCAGCCGTGCAAATTACTTAATGGCGCAAGTGTTCGAGAAAAATCAACAGTACAACCAAGCGTGCGAGTGCTATAAAAAAATATTTTATCAAGATAGGGAGTTTTTTCCTGAGGTTATTGATAAAATGCGCGCGGTATACCAACGCAGTGACAAGCCCGACGAATTCTATCCATTTATTTATGAGGTATTTGAAAAAAGTCGCAGTACAACCGCGTTGATAACGTATTTGGAACACATTGAAGCGACGGAATCAAAAGCCAAAGCAGAAGAGTTTATTTTACACGCATTAAACCGCCGACCGACGATTCGCGGTTTTAAGCATTTTGTAAAAATGCAACGCAGCAGCGCGCAAGATGAAACGACGGCAAAAAGTCTGGATGTTATCACCGAAATGGTTGCGGCGTACATCAATGTTCGCCCGCGCTATCGCTGTCGAAGTTGCGGCTTCAATTCAACCGTTCATTATTGGTCGTGTCCGTCGTGTCATGACTGGGAGCAATTAAAGCCGGTAAGAGGCCTTGAAGGAGAATAATCAAATGTCTGATGCCAAAGTAGTCGTGGCGCTAGATTTTGCAGAAAAAGCACAAGCTTTGTCGTTTGTCGATAAAATAGAACCAAGCCAAGCGAAACTTAAGGTGGGTAAAGAAATGTTCACCCACTTTGGTCCAGAGTTTGTCAAAGGCCTGACCCATCGAGGGTTTGACGTATTCCTCGATTTGAAGTTTCACGATATCCCTAATACGGTGAGCAAAGCAGTGCAAGCTGCAGCCGACTTAGGTGTTTGGATGGTGAATGTGCATGCCAGTGGTGGTAGTAAGATGATGACAACAGCCAAACAAGGCCTAGAGCAATATGGCAATGACGCGCCATTGTTAATCGCGGTCACGGTTTTAACCAGTATGGCCGAGCAAGATTTACGTGAACTGGGTATTCAGGCAACGCCAGAAGAGCAGGTGCTCAACCTCGCTCGTCTTACCAAACAATCGGGTCTTGATGGTGTGGTCTGTTCAGCGCAAGAAGCGGCAATGCTGAAGCAACAATTAGGTCAAGACTTTAAATTAGTGACTCCAGGCATTCGACCCGTTGGCAGTGCCGTCGATGATCAAAAGCGCATCATGACACCACCACAAGCCATTGATTTAGGTGTTGATTACTTAGTGATCGGTCGTCCAATTACCAAAGCTGAAAATCCGTATCAAGTGCTTGAAGATATCAATAACAGTATCATTGTTTCATAAATTGTGAATAGGAATTAACTATGCCCAAGGCAAGTGAAATAAAAAAGAACCAAGCGATCGAACATAACGACCGCGTATTTTTTGTCAAAGACATTCAACGCTCAGTACCGCAAGGTCGCGCCGGTGGTAGTATTTATCGCATGCGTTTATACGATGCGGTAACAGGTGCTAAAGCGGATGAATCGTTTAAAGACTCTGACATGCTAAACCTTGCTGATTTAACCCGTCGACAAGTGGTGTTTTCGTACATTGATGGCGAAGAGTACGTGTTCATGGATAATGAAGACTACACACCGTATAACATCAATATTGAGTCAATTAGTGACGAAGTTCAGTTTATTAACGAAGCGACGCAGGGTATTTATGCGGTACTCATCGACGGTCAGCCGGTATCCATTGAACTTCCGCCGAGTGTTGAGTTAGAAGTCGTTGAAACCGACCCGTCAATTAAAGGCGCGTCAGCGACATCGAGAACCAAGCCAGCGACATTATCAACAGGCTTAGTAGTGCAAGTGCCTGAGTATATTTCTACCGGTGATAACATTAAAGTAAATACTGAAGACAAAAAGTTTATGAGTAGGGCGGATAAGTAAGTCGCTTACGCAAAAGTTTTGTTAACTAAAAATGGCTCCCCTTGGGAGCCATTTTTTTACTCGTTGTTTGACAAAGAGGTGCAGACGCTGCGTATATCGCTCACCTCCTAAAGCCTTAAATCCTTAACGCCCTAAAGCCTCAATCTTAGCAACGAAATTGAATACGTCTTTGCTACTGTCCCATCTCTGTCACGTTTATTGCAATTGACACAGTCGCCACCTCGACTATGGTTTAAAAGGCGTGACAACCTGTGTCACGTCAACGGCGAAAATAACCATCGCGTTTATTTGCCAGGCAGGCGATAAAAAAGATCTATCGTCATTCAGGTTTAATCAAGTAAAGGAACTACACACCATGAATAAATTCAAATTGCTCACACCGGGTTTCTTATTGTCATTGTTATTGCTGTCAAACCATGGCGCAGCCCAACAGGTACAACAACCAAACACCACTAAAACACAACAAACATCGGCCGTCGTCGCAGGCGCGAAAGTTGATATTAATCAGGCGAGTTTACAACAACTGGCATCGCTCAAGGGGATCGGGGTGAAAAAGGCGCAGGCCATTATCGATTATCGGGAAGCCAACGGCCCGTTCAAATCTTTGCAAGACCTAACTAAGGTGAAGGGGATAGGTGAAAAGTTTGTCGCTAAAAATGCCGATTATATGCGTTACTAGGGCGTGCGGCCCTTTGGTTGTATTGATCGGCTTTGCAACTCGATAAAAAAAGCCAATCAGATGATTGGCTTTTTCATGTTTCCGTGTTTTGCTAGGTTAGCTGTCGCAGCTACGTCAACAACGCACCATGACAACGCACCATAATGGCAAATTAATTGACTGGCTTTGTCGCTTCTGCTTGACTGTGCTCAGTCGCAAAACCTACCGCCGCAGAGCGCTCAGAGCGCAACAACGCAGAGCGTTCCTCTGCCGCTAAAGCTTGGGTTGGCAGCTGGCCATCACCAATCGAAACTTCTGCCGGTTTACTCATCGGCGCATGGGCAGTACCTTTTGCTCGAATCTTGGCACGGTTATCACGCTTTTTAGTCGCATCGCTTGTCACTGGCGATTTAGCCACAACTGACTCTACTGTGTCATCAGCGGCATCGTTACTACGGGTTGACGGTGTCTGCTCAGCAAGTTTCGGCTTGGTTTCTGCTTCAGTACTCGCTTGTGGCGTGACGACTGCCTGCGCTTGACTGTCAGTTACAACGCTTGCCTGGTCTTGATCTGCTTTTGTATCTGTCGTTGGTTGATTGACAACGGGCTTGTTTGAACCGTCGTGAGTTGTTGGGTTAACAACAGCATCAGCTTGTTCAGACTGCTGTGCAGCACTATCGATAGATTGACTGCCTTCGCTTTCGCTAAGAGGCTTGTCGCTATCCACTGTCGCCTTAGCGTCAGTTGAATCATCAGACCCTTGCTGTTTGGTTGAAGCGATGGTTTTGTGTTCTGTCGACATTTGCTCATTGTTGTTGTCATTGCTCTTGTCACTGTCTAGTGGCAATGTGTGTTGAGCGCTAACCGAGTCACCATCACTTTCTTTGTTTGGTGCTTCAACTACTGATGCAACAGCGTGTTGCTCACTTTCGTTAGTACTGTTTGCTTTGGCGTTTTGCGTAGCCTCTGCTGGCACATCTAAATCCAGTGATGCTTGTGTGCTATTTTGCTCCGATTCCGCTGCGCTTGGATAGCGTGCAGTCACCGGATCTTCATCGATGCGTTGTTCAACAATCGCGTTCTCTTTTTCCGCTGATTGTTGCTTTTCTTTGCGACGACGTTGACCTGATGAACGCAAGTGACGCGGTGAACGACGACTGCGTTGACGCGGCTCTTTTTTGTCGTCTTGTGCTTCACTGCCAATCGATGCTTGCTCGGTTGTCTGATTTTGTGAAACTTGCTTATCTTCGCCTGATTCAACTGCGTGAACATCGGCTTTAACCTGCTCCGGTTTGTCTTTACGAGCGGCTTTTTTAGCAGGTTTCTTATCAACAGAAGACTCGTCTTTTTTCTCTGCTTTTACCACTTTTTTAGTCTCAACCGATGAGACTGGAGCACTGTTATCTGCAAGGCTTTGCGCGTTGTTGTCATCAACCACGGGTGCTTGCTGATCGCTTACGCGTACTTTTTTACGTACATTGCGGCGCTGGCGACGCTCTGCGACTTGTTCCGTCTTTTCCTTCGGCTGTTGCGCTTGCTTTTTGCTTTGCGGCTTGGCTTTGCTGGTGTTGTCTTTTACCGGCTTAGCACGCTTGTTAGTTGGCTCTTGCTTGGTCTGGTTCGACGCTGCTTTGTCGTGCGCTTTTTTATCCTCACGAGGTTTATTACGGCGCTGCTGATTGCGCGGCTTGCGACGAGGTTGCTTGTCGCCCACCTGTTTTCCACTCTGCTTGGCTTTGGTTTTTGCAGGTTTGTCGTCATCAGAACTAAAGATCGATTTAAAGAACGAACTAATCGCGGCTAACAACCCAGTTTTAGCAACGGGCTGTTGCTGCTTTTTCGGTGCTGGTTGTTGTGGTGCCGTCATCCCTTGTAAAACTGGTTCATCGCGCTTTACTACGTCTTTTTGGAATTTTGGCATGACCGCTTCTTCAACAGCCGCTTCTTGCAACTTCATTTCATAGCTTGACGTGGCAACTGTTTCATCGTCGCGAACACGCAGTACTTCATACTGTGGCGTATCCATCGCGCTATTGGCCAAAATCAACACTTTGACGTTGTGGTTTCTTTCAATGTGACCTACGGCATTGCGTTTTTCGTTGAGTAGATAGGTTGCGACAGGGACAGGCACTTGAGCGTGAACCTGTGCCGTTTTGTCTTTGATTGCCTCTTCTTCCATTAGGCGAAGCACAGACAGCGCTAACGATTCAACGCCACGTATGTTACCTGTACCGCTACAACGAGGACAAACGTGTTGACTTGTTTCGCCAATAGACGGGCGAAGACGTTGACGCGACATTTCTAACAAGCCAAATTTGGATATACGGCTCAATTGAATGCGAGCGCGATCAGAGCGCACGGCATCGCGCATGCGATTTTCTACTTCACGTTGGTGGCGAACAGGGGTCATGTCAATGAAGTCGATGACAACCAGACCACCTAAATCGCGCAAACGCAATTGGCGGGCAATTTCTTCAGCCGCTTCTAAGTTGGTATTAAATGCCGTTTCCTCGATATCGCCGCCTTTAGTTGCTCGGGCTGAGTTGATATCAATAGAGGTAAGCGCTTCAGTTGGGTCGATAACAATCGAGCCACCCGACGGTAAGCGAACTTCGCGCTGGAAGGCAGATTCAATTTGTGATTCGATCTGGTAATGAGTAAACAGCGGCACATCGCCTTTGTACATTTTTACTTTGTTAATAAAGTCAGGACGAACCAGTTGGATGTGCTGTTTAACTTGATCAAAAACTTTTGGACGGTCAACGACAATTTCGCCGATGTCACGACGCAAATAATCGCGAATAGCGCGCAATATGACATTCGATTCTTGATGGATTAAAAACGGCGCAGGGCGTGATTGAGCCGCATCTTCAATCGCTTTCCAGTGCTGTAGCAGAACGTTTAAGTCCCACTCTAACTCTTCGTAGGCTTTACCAACACCCGCGGTGCGCACGATTAAGCCCATACCTTTTGGCAAATCGAGCTTGGCCAGTGAGTTTTTAAGCTCTGTGCGCTCATCGCCTTCGATGCGTCTTGAAATACCACCTGCTCGGGGGTTGTTTGGCATTAACACCAAGTAGCTACCGGCCAGTGAAATAAAGGTGGTTAACGCAGCGCCTTTTTGTCCGCGCTCTTCTTTATCGATTTGAACAATAACTTCTTGGCCTTCTTGCAACACGTCTTTGATGTTGGGGCGGCCTTGAAAACTGTAACCCTCTGGAAAATAGCTGCGAGCGACTTCTTTCATTGGCAGGAAACCGTGGCGGTCGGCGCCGTAGTTTACAAATGCAGCTTCTAAAGAAGGTTCTACGCGGGTAATGGTGCCTTTGTATATATTGGCTTTTTTCTGTTCGTGACCTGGGCTTTCAATATCGAGATCGTACAAGCTTTGGCCGTCTACAAGTGCTACGCGGAACTCTTCCGATTGAGTAGCATTGATTAACATACGTTTCATATGATTTATGACTCTATTTTTATATAAATAAACCAAGTCACTTTGGGCGGCGCTATGCAGAGAATAAGGTACCTGATATGGCAGGCAATTGTTACTAAACAGAGGGCTGGCAGCCTCACGGATGTCAACTCCCTAAAAATTCGGGACTGTTAATTTACTTACTCAACTAATCGGTGATTTATCGGACCGACTAATGTTAAAAACTCTTACACTGCACGCTTTGGTGTGCTTGATTTTGTTAATACACTCTGAATTTGCTGGATTTGTTGTTTATGCTTTGTCACTGACAAGGTACAAGCGTCAGCTAAGCAATGGGCAATGGCGTCATTATATCGGATAGGGCGGTCACACTCGGCATTTGGCCTTTGCGCATGAGCTCACTCACTGTATTGTATAATGACGTTGCCGCAACAAAACTCTTACGATTCTCTCGAGAGTGCCGTTTATGACAATTATTCTAGTTCTGTAAGTCGATTATGTATTACGTTTTCGCTTACTTTTTGATGTTACAGGCAATTTCCCAGTAACTGCTCTATTATCCCACTATTTACTATCATAAGGCAATGATTTTAACTCACATATTTACTTAAAAGGCTAAAAAAATGTGTTAAACTTCACGCCAACAAATAGCCCAAGCCGGTAACCAACCTTGAATACACAGCAGTCGACATCTCAAGCATCTGACGATAAGCCACAAGTGCGTTTTTTTACTATTGATGAAGATAGCGCAGGTCAGCGCATTGACAACTTTTTACTCAAAACACTAAAAGGCGTGCCCAAAAGTATGATTTATCGCTTACTGCGCAAGGGTGAAATACGAGTGAATAAGAAGCGCACCAAGCCAGAGTATAAGTTACAAATGGACGATCTGGTTCGCGTTGCGCCAATTAGAGTGACGGAAAAAACGGATGTGGTATCGACCAAGTTGGATAAGGTTGCACGATTAGAACAGCATATCTTGTTTGAAGATGACTGCTTGATTGTGATCAACAAGCCGTCGGGAATGGCCGTTCACGGTGGTAGCGGTCTATCTTTTGGTTTGATTGAAGCTCTCAGAGCCCTGCGTCCTCAAGCGAAAATGTTAGAACTTGTACACCGCTTAGATCGCGATACATCGGGATGTTTGGTGGTTGCCAAAAAGCGCTCAGCATTACGCCAACTGCACGAACAGTTACGCCATAAGCAAGTGCAAAAGTTTTATCACGCGCTGGTCAAAGGTCATTGGCCGGCGAAACTGACCCGAGTTACTGAAGGGCTTAGAAAAAACGATCTTAAATCTGGCGAACGCGTTGTTGTGGTCGATAACATACAAGGCAAAGAGTCAGAGACGCGTTACAAAGTATTGAAACACTATGAAGGCGCCAGTTTGGTGCGCGCTTTTCCTGTGACCGGCAGAACCCATCAGATTCGTGTTCACTGTCAGTGCTCAGGTCATCCCATTGCCTGTGATGCCAAATACGGCGCTGAAGATTTTAGCCTAGCAATGAATAAACAGGGCCTAAAACGCCTGTTTTTGCATGCCTTTAGTATAGAGTTCGAACACCCTAAAACAGGCGAACGCGTGCGTTTTGAAGCTCCTTACGATGAACAGTTAACGGCGATCTTGACCAAACAAACGTTGAAAACGTATTAATTTGTCGGCAGTGTCGTTCATATGACACGCGCGTTAACGGTAATAACTTGCGCGCCACCCCAATGTGCGACACCCCAAGTAGGTGCGTTAAGTTCGATGAATTGCCGTACTCATTGGCGGTGTTAAAGCAGTCTCGTTAAGCTCAGAACACGACATTAATGAGGCTGACAATTTTACTTACACTTCCCTCCTGATCCGTGTTGTATGAATTGTGTACAAGACTCGGTGGTAATGATACCCTTTTTTGGCGATGAAAATTTCGCTGAAGTTTCGTCGCGATTTGTTGTCACATTTTGGAGAAATCGCTAACAGTCTTTGCTGTATCGCCAAAAAGTGACTCGAGGACGTGTTGATCTTTGAGGTACAAATTTTGCTTCAACCTAAATGATCTCTGAACAAAATAGCTGTCATGCAGCATAGTCATCTATGTAAATGTCAGATATTACAGAACAGGGAGAATTTAGGCAGACCCCTTTGGGCAGCGTTTGTTTGAAATTTCTACGTTGTTAACGCCTATTAGTTTAGATGACTAAACTTTATAGCCGTTGCCTTGTAAAAATCCCAAACAACTCGCTGCATAAATGAACAGCAAAGTTCAACACGCCCTCGTCTGATCATAAAAATAACCAAGCGCCATGACGCCCACAGTGAGGGGCAGGGACGCGAATACGATAAAGGAGAAAGGTCGTCATAATGCAAAAGTTTATTCTCGGCACGTGTTTTGTCGCCTTAACAGCATGTTCGGGAGGCGATGGTGGTGATACCGCGTCAAAGCCGGACAAAAAGCCACCAGCGCAAGTTGATATAACAGAAGCCAATTTTGATAATGTTACCCTAGGTACAGTGTCAGCGGTTGAGGCTCCGCTTGATTTGTCCTCGCTACTTGAATCCGAGCTTTACTGGATAGTCAACCAATACGACACTATCAGGCAACGCGATTGCGCCTACGGCGGTAAGGTCAGTTGGCAGTTCAGCAGTAAACAAGCGGACTCTGGCAGCGCTGTTTTAGACTTTGAGCAATGCGCTTATCGCGGTGATGAGCCCTATTCGGTGGTGTTTGACGGTCAAGTACAGTTGAGTTATGAAATAGCTGAGGTCAATCCGGCGTTAACTGCCAAGGTCAATGAGCAAAAGGCCGCTATGCTAAGCACTAGTGATATTGACCAAGTGCGTATAAACGCGACAGCGGACAACTTTAGCTTTCGTGAGTACAACGGCTTACGTCAAGCCTTCGTTAGCTTCGAGTTCTCGAGTTGGGTGGATCAAACATGGCTACTCGACAGACCTGAGCAAATAGACACTAAGGTGCGCCGGATAGACGTTGCCTACATCGATGCCAATATTGCCAATAATATCACCTTCACTTTGACTAATGCGGTTGTTGAGCAAGGACCTACTACTGCCAGTG harbors:
- the cmk gene encoding (d)CMP kinase, with the translated sequence MSEQIPLITIDGPSGAGKGTVARIVAEQLGWKFLDSGAIYRVLAVATEHHGIDVENEESVVPLAAHLDVEFVVETQQTRILLEGEDVTDNIRTEDVGAVASKVAAYPRVREALLRRQRAFRESPGLIADGRDMGTVVFPDAQVKVFLDASAEERARRRYLQLQEKGEDVSIERLLDDIRQRDERDRNRAVAPLVPAEGALIIDSTEMSVAQVVEKILLFAGDKLS
- the rpsA gene encoding 30S ribosomal protein S1; its protein translation is MTENFAQLFEESLKEIETRPGSIIKGTVVRIEKDNVLVDAGLKSESVISIDQFKNSAGEVEINVGDEVDVALDATDDGFGETILSREKAKRFEAWQFLEKAYEEKETVVGVINGKVKGGFTVEVSNIRAFLPGSLVDVRPVRDTAHLEGKDLEFKVIKLDQKRNNVVVSRRAVIESESSVEREALLENLQEGQEVKGIVKNLTDYGAFVDLGGIDGLLHITDMAWKRVKHPSEIVNVGDEISVKVLKFDRERTRVSLGMKQLGEDPWAAIAKRYPEGSKLTGRVTNLTDYGCFVEIQEGVEGLVHVSEMDWTNKNIHPSKVVNLGDEVEVMVLEIDEERRRISLGLKQCIPNPWEEFAKNFSKGDKVSGKIKSITDFGIFIGLEGGIDGLVHLSDISWNGGEEAVREYKKGDEIAAVVLQVDPERERISLGVKQTEEDPFNNYLADKKKGAVLTGTITEVDAKGAKVELAEGVEGYIRVADISRERVEDATTELNVGDSVEAKFVGVDRKNRAISLSIKAKDQAEERQALENVNQADEGAFTNAMAEAFKNAKN
- the ihfB gene encoding integration host factor subunit beta, with protein sequence MTKSELIERLIDTLDHLPAKDVEHAVKEIIEMMANTLEQGERIEIRGFGSFSLHYRAPRTGRNPKTGESVELTGKYVPHFKPGKELRERVNMSM
- a CDS encoding LapA family protein; its protein translation is MKLYLSVLVLFVFVAIAFVFGTQNDQIIQLNYIIAKSRMSVAMAVSLFTLIGFIIGVLTMFSVMLSRKIKRMRKTNNAQRQ
- the lapB gene encoding lipopolysaccharide assembly protein LapB — translated: MFELLFLLLPVAVAYGWFMGRNSVKQKDQRDKDNLTVKYSTGLNYLLSNQQDKAMEFLLEALSVEEDTVEAHFAMANLFRKRGELDRALQVHEHLARQPELSDLQKRQALFELGRDFYTAGLYDRAEKLFLKLSKTANYGHKSLSYLMQIYQSTKDWQKGVDLEKIIVKTQEKKLLHTLANFYCELATQAFEQKQYQLELELLQKALTHDPMSSRANYLMAQVFEKNQQYNQACECYKKIFYQDREFFPEVIDKMRAVYQRSDKPDEFYPFIYEVFEKSRSTTALITYLEHIEATESKAKAEEFILHALNRRPTIRGFKHFVKMQRSSAQDETTAKSLDVITEMVAAYINVRPRYRCRSCGFNSTVHYWSCPSCHDWEQLKPVRGLEGE
- the pyrF gene encoding orotidine-5'-phosphate decarboxylase; protein product: MSDAKVVVALDFAEKAQALSFVDKIEPSQAKLKVGKEMFTHFGPEFVKGLTHRGFDVFLDLKFHDIPNTVSKAVQAAADLGVWMVNVHASGGSKMMTTAKQGLEQYGNDAPLLIAVTVLTSMAEQDLRELGIQATPEEQVLNLARLTKQSGLDGVVCSAQEAAMLKQQLGQDFKLVTPGIRPVGSAVDDQKRIMTPPQAIDLGVDYLVIGRPITKAENPYQVLEDINNSIIVS
- the yeiP gene encoding elongation factor P-like protein YeiP → MPKASEIKKNQAIEHNDRVFFVKDIQRSVPQGRAGGSIYRMRLYDAVTGAKADESFKDSDMLNLADLTRRQVVFSYIDGEEYVFMDNEDYTPYNINIESISDEVQFINEATQGIYAVLIDGQPVSIELPPSVELEVVETDPSIKGASATSRTKPATLSTGLVVQVPEYISTGDNIKVNTEDKKFMSRADK
- a CDS encoding ComEA family DNA-binding protein; translation: MNKFKLLTPGFLLSLLLLSNHGAAQQVQQPNTTKTQQTSAVVAGAKVDINQASLQQLASLKGIGVKKAQAIIDYREANGPFKSLQDLTKVKGIGEKFVAKNADYMRY